A single window of Oncorhynchus clarkii lewisi isolate Uvic-CL-2024 chromosome 10, UVic_Ocla_1.0, whole genome shotgun sequence DNA harbors:
- the LOC139418130 gene encoding pleckstrin homology domain-containing family B member 1-like — translation MDRSPIIHIALLKSGWLWRQTSILKRWKLNWCDLWIDGSLVFYKTDSRREFEHRVGLKTSCVSIKSGLESAGLSPPENQPSENMVVVQLRDGSTVILCANSEDEALAWNLTILEARRNPFPYDPYDDSYQSVPMDGNNTIYLTPGSGTHHILIQRDPYEGIGEQVALGLLAGMAAGAAMRSFLWMPLFFC, via the exons ATGGACAGATCTCCGATCATACACATAGCTCTGCTGAAGTCAGGCTGGCTCTGGAGACAGA CATCCATCTTAAAGCGGTGGAAGCTGAATTGGTGTGACCTGTGGATCGATGGGAGCCTGGTCTTCTACAAGACGGATAGCAGGCGAGAATTTGAGCACCGAGTGGGTCTCAAGACCAGCTGTGTGAGCATCAAGTCTGGCCTGGAGAGTGCAG GTCTCTCTCCCCCAGAGAACCAGCCAAGTGAGAACATGGTGGTGGTGCAGCTTAGAGATGGCTCCACTGTGATCCTGTGTGCCAACAGTGAGGACGAGGCACT AGCATGGAATTTGACAATTCTAGAGGCGAGACGAAACCCA TTCCCATATGACCCATACGACGACTCGTACCAGTCCGTCCCAATGGACGGCAACAACACCATCTACCTCACCCCTGGATCAG gtACCCACCACATACTGATCCAGAGAGACCCATACGAAGGCATAGGAGAGCAGGTGGCACTGGGGCTACTGGCGGGCATGGCAGCGGGCGCTGCCATGCGCTCCTTCCTCTGGATGCCCTTGTTTTTCTGCTGA
- the LOC139418132 gene encoding H3 histone, family 3C, with protein MARTKQTARKSTGGKAPRKQLATKAARKSAPSTGGVKKPHRYRPGTVALREIRRYQKSTELLIRKLPFQRLVREIAQDFKTDLRFQSAAIGALQEASEAYLVGLFEDTNLCAIHAKRVTIMPKDIQLARRIRGERA; from the exons ATGGCTCGTACCAAGCAGACTGCCCGTAAATCCACTGGAGGAAAGGCTCCACGTAAGCAGCTGGCCACCAAGGCTGCCCGCAAGAGTGCACCGTCTACCGGTGGGGTCAAGAAGCCCCATCGTTACAG GCCCGGCACCGTGGCCCTGCGTGAGATCCGTCGGTACCAGAAGTCCACTGAGCTGCTGATCCGCAAGCTGCCCTTCCAGCGCCTGGTGAGGGAGATCGCTCAGGACTTCAAAACCGACCTGCGCTTCCAGAGTGCAGCGATCGGAGCCCTGCAG gaggCCAGCGAGGCATACCTGGTGGGTCTGTTTGAGGACACCAACCTGTGTGCCATCCATGCCAAGCGTGTCACCATCATGCCCAAAGACATCCAGCTGGCACGTCGCATCCGTGGGGAGCGTGCTTAG